GATGGTTGGATTACGAATCCGGGGTTTTTTACTACGATTCGGTGAAAATTTTTCCCGATGATGAATTGGAAAAAGCGATCGAGTTCGGTAGACAAAATGGTCAGTTAGCGATATTCTGGCTGACCAAACAGCAGGAAATCCGGCTGTGAATTAGAACAGGGGGGTGAAATTCCCCCCATTTAAAAAATTAATGATATGAAAGGAATAGAATTATTACCATTTTTGACGGAAAAACAAAAAGAATTGTTGAAAACGTCTGATATGCAATACAAGAGATACGCTCGTATCTTCATTAGTATTGTGGGATTTGATAATAACACGGTAACTGTAAAAGTTGCCCAGAAGGAGAATGATGCACAAAAATATTTATCGGCAAAAGAATTACGTGATAGAGTAAAGGGAGTTTTCGATGGGATATTGCCGGAAGGGATGAAATTACACGTTGGGGCGGTTCCCTATACCCAGGATAATATGCCAGATGTAACCGTGGAATGGGTGAAGGAGCAACAAGCTAAATTCGGGTTGACAGATTCTGATTTGGCTAAAAGCGTGAATATAGATAACGCGAACTTGGCCCGTATTTTTAATCAACGGGGATTGACAAAGATTCATAAAGCGTTATTCTATTATTTTTTCCGGGCCTATGGGTTACAGGGGGCGATGTCGTAGATGAATGTCGCTTGACTGGATGAAAAATATTAAATGGATACTGAATCAAGTGCGGTATTCTTTTTAATTCAGAACTTTTTTGTACACGCTTGAAGTCCTCGGAGGTGATCCGGGGATTTTTTTTGTATGATATTTGGATTTTTTTTATGGTGTTTGTAGGTTTGAATTATTATTTGTGTTTAAGATAAGAAGTGTATCAGATAGATTTTATGAATAAATCTTTATTAGAATGTTATAAATAATTCTCATTTATGGATATGATTGAAATTTTCGTAGCAATTGCAAATGTATTATTATCCGTGGTGGCAATTATAATTGCTATTAGGTCTTCTCGCAAGACTTCGCAAGATGCGACACGCCAGATCGAAAGTATTAAACAATTGGCGACAATTCAAATTGAAACGACACTTAGACAAATCGAGGTTGAAATTCAAAAGAATATACTTCTAGCGCGACAAGCTCGTGAAGAATGGCAAAAAATTAGAGATGCGAAGAACTCTCAGTTGGGACCAGGTTTTATAGATCATATGAAACGAGAAATTATGGAAGAAAGACCTCAAGAGCAAGAAAAGTTTTATAATGCATGTATTCGAAGTTTGAATGAAAGCAGTGGTAAAATAACTGAGCTTAAAGAAAAATTGAAATAGTTTTTTTGTTTTGGAATTGGGCGGTACTGGTGACGGTGCCGCTTTCTTTGTCCTTTAAGTGCAATTGCAAATGTATCAATTTTAAGATTATGAATTACTTAAAATTGGATGTATGGCAAAGAAAGCTACAACAACGAAAGAGAATCCGGTGGAGGAAAAATCTATTGGTATTACCCCGGAGATGGAAGAATTAAAAAAACAAGTGGAGAATTTGAAGTCCGTGAATGCAAAGTTGACGGAATCAATAAAAGAGTGGAAGGATAAATACGAGGAATTACTTGCAGAGGAACCGGAGTTCACTCCTGAGCCTTACTTGGTCGTGATCCCGTTCAAGGCAGGCGAGGCACAAGGAAATGAATTAATGCTGGCCATGCGGGGGTGGATGAAACATTTTAAAGAACAATTTAGAATCGTGGTTGTGGGTGACGTGGGAGATTTGGAATTGCCGGGTTTGGAAGGCGATTGTTTGGAGATCATGGTGATCCCTCATGAGTGCAAAACGGAAAATCCACCGCTCGATATTGTTTCGAAATTATTGTCTGTCGTGGAAGAATGTCCGGAGGTTGAAAATATCATCCTCACGAACGATGATATTTACCCGGTAAATGATTTTGATGTTACCGAGGTGAAGATGTTGAAGGCTGATGGCTTGTTGACTTCGAATAAAAAATGCGGGGAGTTGTACGCTTTGAACAGGGGCAAAACTTTGAAAATGTTGCAGGAAAAGAAATTGCCCGTGTTTGATTACGGTACTCACTTGCCCATGTTTTTCGAGGTGGAAAAACTTTTAGACGTGATCGAGAAGTATGATTTGAAGAAAGAAGCGATGTTGCTTAGTTCGTTGTATTTTAATACCGTGTTCCCTGGTAGAATCCCGATGATGCTTGATATGTCAAGGGATCATCTCAAGGTGATCGTGGGACGCAAGAACGCAAACTTGAGACTTTTGCGGGAATATATACCTAAGAAAGTGTTTGTTAATAATTCGGTTTCCGGGTGGAGCGAGGATTTGGAAAAGATCATTTCTGAATTTGTATGAAAGAGGAAATCGTTGCGTGGTTGAAAAGTGGGTGCAATCTCGGAAAGGGGGTTGCACTCTACTTGCAATACGGGGATAATGCACGTTTTAAAAAGATGTTGCGCCTCGATCCTGGAAAAAACTTTTTAAAATTAAAGTTGTTGCTTTGCCGTTTAGCCGGGTTGGAGGAAACGAATTATTCCGGGGTGATCCGGGAGATGGAACGAGATCGGTTCCGGGAGATGTATTCTTTTTTGTCAGACCGGGATTGCCCGAACGAGCTCAAAATATTGGCGGCAGATAAGATTACAACGTACTGGCGGATCGTTGAGTTACATGAGAAGATATTTCGCTGTGGTTCCGTGGAAGATTGTTTGGCCGTGTCTTTCGAGTTGGTAAACACGTTCATAGAGGATTATCGCATTAAGCAGGAGTTGGACTATTACAAGAATCATCACGGGGTTCTGGGTAAACACCGGATATTCGAATCACAAAGCCGTGTTGATAAAATGCGGAAAATGTCCGTGAAAGAGTTAATCCGGAAGGAAAAACAATTGCGGGACAACATTTGGCGTGTTAAATCAGAGATCGCGAAGGGGGATAAACCGTATTTATTGCATGATCGGGAGCAACGTTTGAAAGAAAGGGAAAAGGAGTTGGAACTCGTAACCCGGATGTTGGATGAATAGTTTGTTTTCTCTCTCGGAATTGGGTAATCGTGAAGTGGAACATGGTAAGGGGCGGGATGTCGGTAAAAGCCGGGTTGTGAAGTTTGAAAAGATACATTCCGCGAAGATAGAGAACATTAAAAATCTCTGCGGACAATTGCCCGCTCCCGGTGAAATCGTGTTCCTGTGGACGTGTAATAGCTTTAACGCTTTCACTTTTATTCCTTACGTGATCAAGTATTCCGGGATGATAGAAGAGTTGTGTATAAGTACCTATTCGATTAATACCCGGATCGTGGAGTCTTTGACAAAATGGTACGATAAAGGAAACGTGAGATCAATATTGCTTTACGTGTCGGAAAGTTTACGGTTCCGGATGCCTGCCGTGGTGGATTTGTTGGAAGCGAAGGCGAGAGATCGGGAAATCTCGATCGTGTACGCTTGGAATCACTCGAAGGTGCAATTGATCAAAAGTAATGGGAATTATTTCGTGGTGGAGGGTTCGGGTAATTTCTCGGAAAATGCCGCTAATGAACAATATATTTTTTTGAATAATGAGTATGTCTACAAATTTAGGAAAGGATGTTTTGACACTTCCCGATGATAAATACGAGGAGTTGGAACGATTGTCCGCTTTGGGGTATTCCGAGGCGGATATGGCGATGTATTTTGATGTGCCGGGGGATGATTTTTCAAGGGCGGCACTCGATCCGGAAAGCAAGATAAATTATCACATCCGGCGTGGGGTGTTAATGAGTGGGGCGTTGGAACAAATGGGATTGCTTTCTGATGCGGAAAAAGGAAACGTTCAGGCGATACAAATGCTGTACAAGGTACGTTACAGGCGGCAGTTCGAGGTGGCGAAACGGGAAATACTGTATAATCTTGATATTGACGAAAAAGTATTTCAACGGTTGGAAAATTATATTGAATCCGGGTCACTGGGTAACTTGAAACCGGATGAAGCCATCTATATCGAGTTGCTCACGATGATGAACGCCATGCGTCGGAAATACGGTAGAGCGAAAACAATAAAATTCTTCTGTAAGCCTCCGTTTTCGTTTTCCTACGCCCAATCGAGGGATATGTTCGAGCAGGCGATAAATTTGTTTTACGTGGATTCAAAAGTTGAGAAAAAGGCCCTTCGAAACTTGAAAGCGGAACAATTGGAGGAGGCCGCTGAAATGGTGCGGGAGATGGCAACGAAACCGGAAGATTTCGAGGTGTACGGGAAGTTGATGAAATTGTCCGCGGAAATCCGTCAACTGAATTTACCCGATCCCCCGGAAATGCCTAAAGGAACATTTGATCGTCCTTACAAGGTTTACACGCTTGATCCGGCGTTGATCGGTATAAATAAACCGGATCGTAACGAGCTGGCCCGGCAGATAGATTCGATTGTCGGGGCAACGGAAGCCGAGAAAGAGAAAGCGAAACGGGATGCCGGGATTGTTGATGTTATACCTTTTGATGAGATGTTAGATGAGTACGAAGAAGAAATTAAATCTGAAAAGCAATAAAGTTGCTTTAATGTTTTCGAACTGGCTCGCCCAGCTCGTGGCGTTGATCAAGCCTCGTAACCTGTTCCTCGTGATCGGTCGAGGTGGTGGAAAGACAAATGATTTCCTGACAGAACGGTTGATGGATATGGTGTACGATATGCCGGGGGCCCCGGTGGCTCTCGTGTCGGATACCTACATGAACTTGCAAAAGAATATATTGCACGTGATCCTTGACGGGTTGGAACGTAAAGGATGGATGGAAGGGGTTCATTACGTGATCGAGAAGGAACCGCCAGAGGTGACGGAAGAAATGCTAAAAGCGTGCCCTGAAGAATTTAGGGAACACTTGTGGAAGCCTTATAACCGGATTCTCTCGTACAAGCACAAAATTATATTCTTTACCGGGTTTAATATCACGTTGGTTAGTCTGGATCGCCCTTCAGCCGCCGCGGGTAATTCTTACGTGCATATCATCGGGGACGAGGTGAAATTTTTCCCGGAGGCAAAAATTGCGAAACTGACGAAGGCTCTCCGGGGATATTACGTGAAGTACGGGAATAGCGTTTATTACCGGGGGCAGACGTTTACAACGGATATGCCGAACATTAATAATGTCGGGGAATACGATTGGATTTTGAAACAAGCCTCCCGGATGAAAAAGGAGAGCATCATGAATATTTTGAAAGTGGCTTTCGTGATGAACGAGGTGACGGAGGAATTGATCGTGGCGAAGGAGGGTGGTGATCCGGTGGAGATAAAGAATAAACAACGGCTTTATGATCGTTGGAAACAACGTTATGACGCGGTACGTTTGAAATCCACGTTCTTTTATATCGCCTCTTCTTATATTAACGCTGATATTTTACGGCCGGAGTATTTCGAGGATGAATTTGAAGGTAATTTGGAAGACGTGTTGACCGCTATATTATCCACGAAACCGAGGTTGGCGGCGGGAAACAAGTTTTATGCAGCCGTGACTTCGATGAACTTCTACGGGGATGGAACGTCTTCCAAGTACGCGGCAGAGTTTGGGATTCGTGACGAGGAAGATTGTCGGATATTGAAGTACTTGCGGAAAGATGAACCGATCGAGATCGGGGTTGATTTCGGGAACATGATTTCTATCTCGATAGGACAGGAACAGGGGAAGGATTACAGGGTTCTTAAAACATTATACACGTTACCCCCGGAATGGATTCGTGAGGCCGCGGATAAATTCTTGCGTTATTTTACTTATCACGATTGTAAGAAAGTTTCGATGTTCTATGATCGTGCGGGGAATCAATACGAGAAGGTGAAACAGGATTTGGCGGGTAAGTTGAAACAGGCTATCGAGAAGGATAGAAACGGGAAGAGGACGGGATGGACGGTGACGCTGGAATCAAGGAATCAGGGAACGATTTATACCTGGGATGAGTATGATTTCATGATGGAATTATTCTCCGGCAAGAATCCGAATTTACCTAACGTGTTAATTGATATGTACCATGCCAAGCCGTTGAAATGCTCGTTGGAGATAACTCCGACCAAGATCGTTGAATTTAAAGGTAAGAAGAGGATCAGCAAGGATAAACGTTCGGAGAAACTCCCCGCTCATCGTTTGCCTTATGAATCAACTAACTTCTCGGATTCATTTAAATATTTAATGATGAGAAAGAAGTGGGTTAAGCATACCAAGGTGAAGTCTAGTAATGTATCGTTGAGTGCGGGGTGATCCTGCACTCTTTTCCTTGAGGTGTCAAAGTAAAAGATGGTTAGATTTTTTTGAAAGTTAGCTGTAAAGTTTAAGCGGTTGCCCGCGGCGGGGTGCGAGGTGCAAAACGGTGTTTTCAAATATGTTGTCATATATCATGGGGTAGGTAAGGATTTGCAATCGTGAATCAAGAAGGGGGCGGTCGGGGTTCAATCGGTTCAGAATTTCCGTGAAAAACGGAAATTTGAGCCTAATGTTTTGATTATTAGCGTGTAATTTGTAATGATTCTAAAAAAAGACCTCGAAAGATGGCCTGTAAAGAATAAATATTGGCTTTTTGAGGTTTGAAGATAAAAAATAATTTTACTCGGTTACACGTGTTATTTTAAACGTGTATTCGTGTGATTGTGTGTAAGTAGCTGTTTAATATAGTGTTACTGTTTTGAAAGGTCTTGTTTTGTAGTGGAAAAGTTTGTAACTTTATGGTACAGAAAGAGAAAAAGAAGTGATCAACCCGCCAGTCGATCACTTCGTAACTCAAAGATGAATGTTTAACCCCAAATCTTTAAGTCATGAACAAAAATACAACAATTATCGAGAGAAGAAAAGAATTAATCGAAGTTTCTAAAATGGCAAAGGCTATGAGAGCCGCGGAAGAAATAGACGGAACGATTAATTACGTGTTATTGAATTATATATATATAACTGAAAACGCTAACGAGTTCAAAACATTCGAGGAGTGGCAAAAGGAAGGGTTTGGTGTGCGTAAAGGGGCGAAAGCGTTCGTGGCGTGGGGAAAGCCGAGAGAGAAAAAAACGGATCGTGGGGACGTGGTAAAATATTACCCGATCACTTATTTGTTTTCGGATTTACAGGTTTACAAGAGAAAAAGAGAAATAGGAGTTAAGGAGGCGGGGATCAAGTATGAGAATTTTGTTGGTGAAATAAAAGTTTCTTATAAACGACATTCAAGCCCAGTTAGAACACGGGTAAACGGTGCAAGTCAAGTTAACGAGGTATTGAGAGAGGTTTGGAATGATGATCTTGATTACAGGGAATCGTTTTACGTGTTGGCAATGAATAATCAGTGTGATATACTGGGATACGCGGAACTTTTTAAAGGTGGTGTGTCTTCCACGATTGTAGATGAAAGGATGGTGTTTCAGTTACTTTTGAACGTGAACGCGACGGGGTTTATCGTGGCGCATAATCATCCGAGCGGTACACTTCGTCCGAGTAATCCCGATCGAGAATTGACAAAAAAACTTTCGGCTTGTGGTAAGCTGTTTAATATAGGACTTATGGATCATTTAATACTGGCGGGAGATTCTTATTATTCTTTCGCGGAAAACGGGGAAATTTAAGCCGTTAAAATCTTCTTTTCGTGAGGCTCTTCTTCCTAAAACGGGGGGAAGGGCTTTTTGTATGAGGCTACTTTTTATTATTCCGAAGCCATAACAAAAAGTAGCAAAAACTAGGCTTCCCCCACGCTTTGAGCCGTTGGAAATGGATTTTTTTGTCCTTTATCCCGTGATATTCACGGGGTATTTTTATATCATGAAATTGTATGAAGCCATAAAAAAGATGCGCCAGTTGACGGCGGAAGGGAAGTCTTTCTCGATGGCCTTCATGAGCCTGAATATGTCGGAGATGAAATCCGAGGGGGTCGTGGAGGTCGATAACGCCCGTTTACGTAAGAAAGCGGATGCAAAAAACTATCGAAATGCTGATTTCTTGATTCCTTACATGGATTTGGATAAAGGGGAAGCCAGGCAATTTTATCTCCCTCTTTTGATGATGTTTAACGGTGAAAAAATTACGATACGATGAAAAACGTGAAGATAAACAGGGTAGGCAATACCCGGTTCGTGAACATTCCGGGGGTTGGAGTGGGAATGTATTCAGGAATGGTCGGAACCTTCTCTGCCGGGAATCTCTCGAAAACTTGGGAGGTTGAACCGGAGATCGTTTCGGGGAAAGAGGTGGTGCCTTACGGGGTGGATAATAATCTCCCTTCTTTTGTCCGGGATATGTTGGATGAAAATAATTTGGCTCCCGGTATCCTGGAACGAGAAAAGGGGTTGTTGTACGGTCAAGGACCGGAACTTTACAAGAAAGTTTACGAGAACGGGGAGGTGATCCGGGAGTGGGGACGTGATGCTAAGATATGGGAATGGTTGGAATCGTGGGATTATCTCCGCTATATAGAGATGGCGATTACCGAGTACAAGTATTTGCACGGTTATTTCGTGAAACATTTCCCGACACGGGGGAAAAGAATCGGTAAGGAGGCCAAAATTGCTCGTTTGGAGGTGATCCCTGGTGTAAATGCACGTTTGGGGTGGGTGGATAGTAGGAAACTAGAAGACGTGAGGGAAATATACGTGGGGGATTTTGAAAATAATTGTATATCGGGGATTGCAACGTACCCGGTGTATGATAAGAATGATCCGTTTCGAACTGTTTCGATTTCATATCACAATAGTTATTCCTATGCCCGGTCTTTGTATTCCATTCCTTCGTTTTGGGGTTCTCGTAACTGGATCATGCGTTCGTCAGACGTTCCACAGGTGTTGAAGTATATCACGGAAAATTCGATAAACGTGGCGTTTCATATTGAATCCCCGGCCGAGTATTGGGATATACAAAAGGATAAGATCGAGCAACGATGTACCCGGATCGGGATCGAGTATAATGATGAGATGTTGGAAGAGCATAAAGATGAAGTGCTGCGTTCGTTAGCAAATGCCTTGTCAGGAAAGAAAAATGTGGGAAAGTTCTTTCACACTATATCTCTGAAAGATGATGAAGGGAAAATTTGGGAATGGAAGATTACCCCGATTGATCAGAAGATAAAAGATTTTATCGAGGCCCAGATACGGGTAAGCGAGAAGGCGGATAGTGCTACCACTTCGGGGATTGGATTACACCCGGCATTATCAAATATCATGGTGGATGGTAAATTATCATCGGGTTCAGAAATGCTGTACGCCTTGAAATTGTACCTGGCATCAGACACCACGATCCCGGAGGAAATTATTTTGCAGGCATTGAATGAAACGATTCGTTTAAACTTCCCCGGTACCCCGTGGAGGGTTGGTTTCTACCATAAGATCGTACTCCGGGAGGAAGATGTTGCACCAAAAGATAGAGTAAAACAGAACGTGTGATGAAGATATTATTTGAAAATATAGAGGAATTTCGGGCGTGTGTACCTTGGTTGTATGCCACGGCCAAATTAGATTCGTTCATGTTGGATATAGAACTGGCAACGGAGGATTTGATCGAGGTGTTGGGAGAGAAAATTTATGATCGAGTGTTGAAGGCGTATAATGACGGGGAACAACAAGAGTTTGACGTGGAATTGATTCGTCGTTTCCAGCTCCCGATAGCATTGAACGCTTATTTGTCATGGTCACGGAATCAAGATGTTTCTCATGAAGAGGACGGGCGTAAGGTGAAAATTGACAAGGAATCGGAGAGTCTGCCGTGGCAATGGATGTTAGATCGAGATGACGCGGGTATCAGGGATAAGGCCGGGAAAGCGGTTGATCGCTTGATCGCTTTCCTGGATAAAAATGTCGAGTCCATCGTGGAGTGGAAGGAATCGGATCAGCGTAAGGATATGAGATCGTTATTCGTGAGTAACGCTACCGAGTTTGATAACGTGATCCCGATAGATAGGAGTCGTTATTTCTTTTTGCGGGTGTTACCGTTTGTTCGTTCCGTGGATCGGGATATGGTAAAATATATCGGGAAGGAACGTTACGATGCAATAAAGGATTCGATGCGAACGGGTACGCCTTCCGGGGAACAGGAACAGGTGATCGAGTTGTGCCGGGAAGTGGTTCCTCATTTGGTTATGGCGAAAGCCGTGCGTCGCTTTTCCGTGAAAGTGTTACCGGATTCCGTGGTTACTCGTTTTGATTCGGAACGGCAGACAAGAGACGCGAGTTTGCCAGCTTCACGGGATTTAATCGGGATCATGGAAAATGTTTATACCGGGGATGCTCAACGGGGGATCGTGGAATTACAAGATTATATAAAAGAGATCACCCCGGGGAATGGAACTGCGTACGTGAGAAAGAAAACGGACTATAATCAAGAAAAATTTTTCACGGTATGAACGTGATCGAGATTTCGGAAATCGGGAAGAAAGTTTCTTATCCTTCTTGTTGGGAGGAGTTGAACCGGGAACAATTATTGTTTATTATCCGGCAGGGATTACGTTTGATTGCGGGAGAAACGAGCGTGTTGGAGTTTAAAGTGTTGGTGTTTTATCATCTTGCCGGGATCAAGCGAGGAAGGAAACATAACAGGCGAGACAAATTCTTGACGAGGGAAGAGTATGAACAGAAGTACGGGAATGTCGTGTTAGCGGCCGAAACCGTGTCGTTCATGTTTGCCGAGATGGATGGCGAGCTGGTATTCAATTTTGATTGCGTGACTAATTTATTGCCTACCGTTCGAATCGGGCGGGAGGTTTTTCATGGTCCGGACACGGCATTGTTTAATATTACTTTCGGGGAATACCAGGTGGCGGATGATTATTATCGTAAATACATGGAAAGCAAAGATGAAAGTGATTTGAATGCTTTATGCGCGGTATTATATCGTCCCGCTCGATCGGGGGTTGAATCGGGTGATATTCGGGAAGAGTTTAACCCCCACGTTTGTTTGAAACGAGCGGGGAAATTTCGAAAATTGAGTTTTGAGGAGCGATTCGTGATCTTATCGTGGTTCTCGGCCTGTGATCATTACTTTAAATCAGGTGAGATTGAAATTGACGGGCGTTTGATTTCGTTGGCACCTTTGTTTAAACAGGCGAGTGATTCGGGAGAGGAAGATAATTCCGAGGGATTGGGATTGACGGGAATATTGCTTGGGATCGCTGAAAACGGGGTGTTTGGAACGGTTGAAGAGGTGAAACGGACAAACTTGTATTCGGTTTTGTTGCGTTTGTATTTATGGTATTTGGATAATAAACGTTTAGAAAAGATGTACGCTAATGGTAAATCTAAGTGAATATAAAGATTATTGTACTGATCTATTGAAGTTGATCGGGGCTGATGAACTCGTGATGGTGGTACAGGAGGAGCATTTGAAAAAGAGGTTAAGAGACGAGACGGGAGTGATCATGGTGGCGGTCTACCCGACAATCGGTAGCACGGGAAACGAGGATAACATGGGAGATAATAACACGATTCTTTTGTTCGTGTTGGAATATGCCGGGAAAACTTCCGTGTCACGGGATAACGAGTTCGAGAGTTATGAACGTTTACAAGGGTTGGCCGGGAAAATCCGGGATAAATTAATCAAGGATTCGGATGCGGGGCATAATTTGTTACGAAATCTTGACCGGGCTTCCATCGAGATTGAACCGGAGTGGAATATTGCCGGGGCGTATAACGGTTGGTCGATAGCGTTTAGTTTTGAGAATTAGAGCGGGATTTTTCCCGCTTTTTTATTGTTTAGTTTTGGAAATGTTAAGTAATGTTTGTAGGTTAGGGCGTTTGTTTATAAAAGGAGAAAGTATGTTATTGGTATTAATGTTTGAGTTCGCTCTTTTGGTCGGAGTGTTAGTTTGGGCTCTATCGGCCCAATCCTCGTTAGATTGGAAAAATACTACCCACAGGGCTGGAGATTTTTCCAGAAAACAGGAGGCTTGACCTTGCTTTCCCGTCAAATCCCGGAATTACCTTTGCGTCCAGAACGGAAATGACTGCCTGATGCGGTTCATTGAAAGGTGCGAAAATGGAGGTAAACGGAAGTAGAGGCAGATTAGACTGAAAAATCTCAAAGGGAAAATCCGTAAAAAGAAATCCACAACAGAAAGAAAAAAAGACATAGACGGCAGAGTGAAACCGGGCAAATCACTAGCAAGGAAGTATGGTTTTATCTGTTCATCCAGACGTGTCCGGGCGGGCGGATAAAATCATTCTTCCCGGTTTGTCTGCCGTGTGTGACGGTGTGTTCCATTTATGGATCGGGCGGTCATACACGGCTTTCCGCTTCCGGTTCAAAAGAACAGCAAAAAAGAAAAATCATCTGAAAAACTGTAAAAGCACCTCTTTGGCATAAGCACAAAAGAAATGGGTCTTGCATCATCAGTCTAAACTGTTGTTTAGGCGTGAGGCAAAGCCCTTTTCTTCGCTTATGCGGTAGTCGGCACACGTTCGTTCAAAATCCTTTCG
The window above is part of the Butyricimonas paravirosa genome. Proteins encoded here:
- a CDS encoding JAB domain-containing protein; the protein is MNKNTTIIERRKELIEVSKMAKAMRAAEEIDGTINYVLLNYIYITENANEFKTFEEWQKEGFGVRKGAKAFVAWGKPREKKTDRGDVVKYYPITYLFSDLQVYKRKREIGVKEAGIKYENFVGEIKVSYKRHSSPVRTRVNGASQVNEVLREVWNDDLDYRESFYVLAMNNQCDILGYAELFKGGVSSTIVDERMVFQLLLNVNATGFIVAHNHPSGTLRPSNPDRELTKKLSACGKLFNIGLMDHLILAGDSYYSFAENGEI
- a CDS encoding DUF6712 family protein, giving the protein MKILFENIEEFRACVPWLYATAKLDSFMLDIELATEDLIEVLGEKIYDRVLKAYNDGEQQEFDVELIRRFQLPIALNAYLSWSRNQDVSHEEDGRKVKIDKESESLPWQWMLDRDDAGIRDKAGKAVDRLIAFLDKNVESIVEWKESDQRKDMRSLFVSNATEFDNVIPIDRSRYFFLRVLPFVRSVDRDMVKYIGKERYDAIKDSMRTGTPSGEQEQVIELCREVVPHLVMAKAVRRFSVKVLPDSVVTRFDSERQTRDASLPASRDLIGIMENVYTGDAQRGIVELQDYIKEITPGNGTAYVRKKTDYNQEKFFTV